ATCCCTCTCTGCGGTCCTCATCCTGATGCTTCAGCGGCAGAGGTCTTCGATGACAAAGCTCGACGAGCCGCCAATGGCACATTTTTCCCACGGCGAAGTGCAAACCGAAAGATGGTCCACAGGATTTTCGCGGAGGCCTTCACGGTGCCGGAGAGCGTTCCGGTGATCTTGGACACCCCGACGCGCTTGCGGTAGGACACTGGCACCTCGCAGATACGTAGGCCGGCCTCAATCGCTTTGATCTGCATCTCGATCGTCCACCCGAACGTTTGATCTTGCATGTCGAGAGCCAGCAGGTCGCGGAACCGAATCGCACGAAACGGCCCCAGGTCGGTGTATCGCGCCCCCCAGATCCACTGCATTAACGTGCAGGCCAGGCGATTCCCGATTCTGGCCTGCGGAAGCATCGCGCCGGGCTCGGCTTCTCCCCGGATCCGCGAGCCAACAACAAAATCGGCCTCGTCATTGAGGATCGGCTTGAGAAGGCGACCCATTTCATCGGGATGGTCGCTGTAGTCCCCATCCAGAAAAACGACGATGTCGGGCTGTCTGGCTCGTGCGTACTCGATCCCGCGCAGGCAGGCGTAACCGTAGCCCTGCTTCGGCTCGGTGAGCACGGTCGCCCCGGCCGCACGGGCGTTGTCCTCTGTCTCATCCGTCGAGGCATTGTTCACGACGACCACTTCGTCGACCCGATC
The nucleotide sequence above comes from Longibacter salinarum. Encoded proteins:
- a CDS encoding glycosyltransferase family 2 protein, with the translated sequence MSILVIIPAFNEARAIAQVIGDVPDRVDEVVVVNNASTDETEDNARAAGATVLTEPKQGYGYACLRGIEYARARQPDIVVFLDGDYSDHPDEMGRLLKPILNDEADFVVGSRIRGEAEPGAMLPQARIGNRLACTLMQWIWGARYTDLGPFRAIRFRDLLALDMQDQTFGWTIEMQIKAIEAGLRICEVPVSYRKRVGVSKITGTLSGTVKASAKILWTIFRFALRRGKNVPLAARRALSSKTSAAEASG